In one Gossypium hirsutum isolate 1008001.06 chromosome D09, Gossypium_hirsutum_v2.1, whole genome shotgun sequence genomic region, the following are encoded:
- the LOC121221096 gene encoding uncharacterized protein yields the protein MWSFASKCIAGTVGLKNDSLRQTRAASECSDDESSSAVSRDEGLDCPICCESFNIVENVPYVLWCGHTLCKNCILGLQWAVMKFPTLPIQLPLFISCPWCNLLSFRLVYRGNLKFPRKNYFLLWMVESMNGDRLMSHSSFSEDRQPDLSSNNSLPIGNQVTRCNHRRAYHHHSESSGSTQNHTHLTDYFNLETIHTVLRKSLVFFVHLTAKFPLIIIFLLIILYAVPASAAILALYILITILFAFPSFLILYFAYPSLDWLVKEIIT from the coding sequence ATGTGGAGTTTTGCATCCAAATGCATCGCTGGAACTGTTGGATTGAAAAATGATTCTCTAAGGCAAACGCGTGCTGCATCGGAATGTTCAGATGATGAAAGTTCTTCAGCAGTTAGCAGGGATGAAGGTTTAGATTGTCCGATATGCTGTGAATCCTTCAACATTGTCGAAAATGTGCCGTATGTTTTATGGTGTGGTCATACCCTTTGTAAAAACTGCATTCTAGGACTTCAATGGGCTGTCATGAAATTCCCTACTTTACCAATCCAACTTCCACTTTTCATCTCTTGCCCGTGGTGCAATCTCTTGTCATTTCGTCTGGTTTATCGAGGAAACCTCAAGTTCCCTCGGAAGAACTATTTTCTACTTTGGATGGTTGAGAGCATGAATGGTGATAGACTAATGTCTCATTCTTCATTCTCAGAAGATCGCCAACCGGACTTGTCGTCAAACAACAGTTTACCCATTGGAAACCAAGTAACTCGTTGTAACCATCGAAGGGCATATCACCATCATTCTGAATCATCAggatcaacccaaaatcatactCATCTTACAGATTACTTCAATTTGGAAACAATACACACTGTCCTTCGGAAATCTCTGGTGTTCTTTGTACATCTGACTGCCAAGTTCCCATTAATCATCATATTTCTCTTGATCATCCTTTATGCAGTTCCTGCTAGTGCGGCCATCTTAGCCCTGTACATACTTATAACCATTCTCTTCGCTTTCCCTTCGTTTCTTATCTTGTACTTCGCATATCCGAGTTTAGACTGGCTTGTGAAAGAGATCATCACTTGA